In a genomic window of Piliocolobus tephrosceles isolate RC106 chromosome 1, ASM277652v3, whole genome shotgun sequence:
- the SLC16A1 gene encoding monocarboxylate transporter 1 — MPPAVGGPVGYTPPDGGWGWAVVIGAFISIGFSYAFPKSITVFFKEIESIFHATTSEVSWISSIMLAVMYGGGPISSILVNKYGSRIVMIIGGCLSGCGLIAASFCNTVQELYFCIGFVGGLGLAFNLNPALTMIGKYFYKRRPLANGLAMAGSPVFLCTLAPLNQVFFGIFGWRGSFLILGGLLLNCCVAGALMRPIGPKPTKAGKDKSKASLQKAGKSSVKKDLHDANTDLIGRHPKREKRSVFQTINQFLDLTLFTHRGFLLYLSGNVIMFFGLFAPLVFLSSYGKSQHYSSEKSAFLLSILAFVDMVARPSMGLVANTKPIRPRIQYFFAASIVANGVCHMLAPLSTTYVGFCVYAGFFGFAFGWLSSVLFETLMDLVGPQRFSSAVGLVTIVECCPVLLGPPLLGRLNDIYGDYKYTYWACGVVLIISGIYLFIGMGINYRLLAKEQKANEQKKESKEEETSIDVAGKPKEVTKAAESPDQKDTEEEPKEEDSPV, encoded by the exons ATGCCACCAGCAGTTGGAGGTCCAGTTGGATACACTCCCCCAgatggaggctggggctgggcggTGGTAATTGGAGCTTTCATTTCCATCGGCTTCTCTTATGCATTTCCCAAATCTATTACTGTCTTCTTCAAAGAGATTGAAAGTATATTCCATGCCACCACCAGCGAAGTGTCATGGATATCCTCCATAATGCTGGCTGTCATGTATGGTGGAG GTCCTATCAGCAGTATCCTGGTGAATAAATATGGAAGTCGTATAGTCATGATTATTGGTGGCTGCTTGTCAGGCTGTGGCTTGATTGCAGCTTCTTTCTGTAACACTGTACAGGAACTATACTTCTGTATTGGATTCGTTGGAG gTCTTGGGCTTGCCTTCAACTTGAATCCAGCTCTGACCATGATTGGCAAGTATTTCTACAAAAGGCGACCATTGGCCAACGGACTGGCCATGGCAGGCAGCCCTGTGTTCCTCTGTACTCTGGCCCCCCTCAATCAGGTTTTCTTTGGTATCTTTGGATGGAGAGGAAGCTTTCTAATTCTTGGAGGCTTGCTACTAAACTGCTGTGTCGCTGGAGCCCTCATGCGACCAATCGGGCCCAAACCAACCAAGGCAGGGAAAGATAAGTCTAAAGCATCCCTTCAGAAAGCTGGAAAATCTAGTGTAAAAAAAGATCTGCATGATGCAAATACGGATCTTATTGGAAGACACCCTAAACGGGAGAAACGATCAGTCTTCCAAACAATTAATCAGTTCCTGGACTTAACCCTGTTCACCCACAGAGGCTTTTTGCTATACCTCTCTGGAAATGTGATCATGTTTTTTGGACTCTTTGCACCTTTAGTGTTTCTTAGTAGTTACGGGAAGAGTCAGCATTATTCTAGTGAGAagtctgccttccttctttccattctggcttttgttgacatGGTAGCCAGACCATCTATGGGACTTGTAGCCAACACAAAGCCAATAAGACCTCGAATTCAGTATTTCTTTGCGGCTTCTATTGTTGCAAATGGAGTGTGTCATATGCTAGCACCTTTATCCACTACCTATGTTGGATTCTGTGTCTATGCGGGATTCTTTGGATTTGCCTTTGGGTGGCTCAGCTCCGTATTGTTTGAAACACTGATGGACCTTGTTGGACCCCAGAGGTTCTCCAGCGCTGTGGGATTGGTGACCATTGTGGAATGCTGTCCTGTCCTCCTGGGGCCACCACTTTTAG gtCGGCTCAATGACATATATGGAGACTACAAATACACATACTGGGCATGTGGCGTCGTCCTGATTATTTCCGGTATCTATCTCTTCATTGGCATGGGCATCAATTATCGACTTTTggcaaaagaacagaaagcaaacgagcagaaaaaggaaagtaaagaGGAAGAGACCAGCATAGATGTTGCTGGAAAGCCAAAGGAAGTTACCAAAGCAGCAGAATCTCCGGACCAGAAAGACACAGAAGAAGAGCCCAAGGAGGAGGACAGTCCAGTCTGA